The Bos indicus x Bos taurus breed Angus x Brahman F1 hybrid chromosome 3, Bos_hybrid_MaternalHap_v2.0, whole genome shotgun sequence genome includes a window with the following:
- the KIAA0754 gene encoding uncharacterized protein KIAA0754 homolog: MGKPLSRPDCLRQNPTCLGKGEEEDGYIEDCYVPQRSIYDTMRINEQIDQGSKLNQTSKSTMEKIEGSTISSNGTLGAAANVFESRAPEGKKLDERIIFDALKLSSDVQKSAPVPPRRRPNAERKDNINRRSWKSFMPPNFPEFAERMEASLSEVSEAGVSNPSLQEKKESSSALTESSGHVDHKEPQSESVTLEHVSKSIGIPEMQDVKNLGGNSQDFRLQQRSESSSHEFQPLESEAAAASGNTDVMQEHRFPSATWPRAMKSLAKGGFSEKQHPLGDTACTVELPPLSPCLSEELLDSELHILITPSLREKTESELKFEEDERWIMMEAAEEWEEEKLSESGKTFLTADEENSLADIFEEGEQADTAAVVEDGVGCSTTVLGAFEHLALGQIHCSHDPQPAQNCLASVLKAASLDYNCVLTGESAVGELRNRTALGLEGLVSDLECTVGPANSEQLSDTDSVQMFLELEKECLSEEGVTPLVELENQASSEGLAPSQDAENSLVISPFSGAALEKEHLGLLKVRTKDYGPGLDSDSFNALDSSQVPNTVEFTAYSDSMRDTSTVSEEEGEKVPFSPDTAGEFNLRLLTDLESPGGWSNSDHRASPEENVPDSEAKLAKEHSSLSQVDGHEVEGNAEECVERAPLSSAVSHKLTDVTSGSEGEVLPDESHLPTDEIHRESEKGAINEGNNRLTSSGDVDPCELLSVEGACDEGGEAQALGCEARLEDRASAHLPGKLPERVSQNLQRKSPEPEFLSVHLPVGRLRHSRDGVETANGTKPKLNVASLEEGEAEMRDSNSLLNTFLEEQVTKARNTEAVLEDWASIPQKPDAAAAVPTVEDALHAAVPVPEGTAIAAVMVPFPEEHVPVVSVATVEAHVPAASVFTLEKDGPAAAVSATERAAAPAAAVPAPEGTAPAAAVPTTEDDTPEEPVTPTGAVSTPEEPAVPAGAESTPEEPDTPTVRMFTREEPAAPAGVVPTPEEPDTPTVRMLTPEEPAAPAGAVPTPEQSATLTGAVPTPQEPAAPAGAVPTPEQSVTPTDVVPTPEEPAAPADAVPTPEEPAAPAGAVPTPEQSATLTGAVPTPQEPAAPAGAVPTPEQSVTPTDVVPTPEEPAAPAGAVPTPEEPAAPAGAVPTPEQSVTPTDVVPTPEEPAAPAGAVLTPEEPAAPAGAVPTPEQSATLTGAVPTPEEPAVPAGAVPTPEQSATPADAVPTPEEPAAPAGAVPTPDQSATPADAVPTPEEPAVLAGAVPTPEEPAAPACAVPTPEQSATPAGSVPTPEEPAAPAGTVPTPEQSATLAGSVSTPEEPAALAGAVSTPEEPAASTGAVPTPEEPAAPAGAVPTPEQSATPAGSVSTPEEPAAPAGAVPTLEQSATPAGSVSTPEEPAAPAGAVPTPEQSATPAGSVSTPEEPAAPAGAVPTPEQSATPAGSVSTPEEPAAPAGVVPTPEQSATPAGAVPTPAELAAAAAVLSAPEESDTPTVKVFTPEEPPAAAAAVPAVEEVFPVGAPFLGDTSRADSVPVSEGTPILEEASLAGTPIQEELDSPVFGVKEVTGTVLLGKVPLAAIDGLNSNEVIVAHFVRAGCGE, encoded by the coding sequence ATGGGTAAGCCACTCAGCAGGCCGGACTGTTTAAGGCAGAACCCCACCTGCCTGGGAAagggggaggaagaggatggCTACATAGAGGATTGTTATGTTCCACAGCGATCTATATATGATACAATGAGGATAAATGAACAAATTGACCAGGGGTCAAAGCTTAATCAGACTTCAAAAAGCACCATGGAAAAGATAGAAGGAAGCACTATATCCAGCAACGGTACGTTAGGAGCAGCCGCTAATGTTTTTGAATCCAGAGCACCAGAAGGCAAAAAGTTGGACGAGAGAATAATATTTGACGCACTAAAGCTAAGCAGTGATGTGCAGAAGTCAGCACCTGTGCCACCCAGAAGGCGGCCAAATGCAGAACGCAAGGACAACATTAACAGGAGATCTTGGAAGTCCTTCATGCCACCCAATTTCCCAGAATTCGCCGAAAGGATGGAAGCTTCTCTCAGTGAGGTTTCCGAAGCCGGTGTTTCAAATCCTTCCTTGCAAGAGAAGAAGGAGTCCAGTTCTGCATTAACAGAAAGTTCTGGTCACGTGGACCACAAGGAACCTCAGTCAGAGTCAGTAACTCTGGAACATGTGTCCAAATCCATAGGTATTCCAGAAATGCAGGATGTAAAAAACTTAGGTGGAAACAGCCAAGACTTCAGATTGCAACAGCGCAGTGAGAGCTCTTCTCATGAATTCCAGCCTCTAGAGTCAGAAGCTGCAGCAGCAAGTGGTAACACAGATGTAATGCAGGAACACAGATTCCCAAGTGCAACCTGGCCCAGAGCCATGAAAAGTTTGGCTAAGGGAGGCTTCAGCGAGAAGCAGCACCCCCTGGGGGACACAGCTTGCACTGTAGAATTGCCACCTCTCTCCCCTTGCCTGAGTGAAGAGCTGTTGGATTCAGAGTTGCATATTCTCATAACCCCCAGCCTCAGGGAGAAAACAGAGTCTGAGCTAAAGTTTGAGGAGGATGAGCGATGGATCATGATGGAGGCTGCGGAGGAGTGGGAGGAAGAGAAACTTTCAGAGAGTGGAAAGACTTTTCTAACAGCAGATGAGGAGAACAGCCTGGCAGATATCTTTGAAGAAGGAGAGCAAGCAGATACTGCGGCAGTGGTGGAGGATGGAGTCGGCTGCTCCACCACTGTCTTGGGAGCTTTTGAGCACCTAGCTCTTGGTCAGATCCATTGCTCTCATGACCCGCAGCCTGCTCAGAACTGTTTGGCTTCTGTTCTCAAGGCCGCATCTTTGGATTACAACTGTGTTCTAACAGGTGAGAGCGCCGTAGGAGAACTGAGAAACAGGACTGCTCTGGGGCTGGAGGGTCTTGTTTCAGATTTAGAATGCACTGTTGGTCCTGCCAACTCAGAGCAGCTCTCTGACACAGACTCAGTGCAGATGTTTCTTGAACTTGAAAAGGAGTGTTTATCTGAAGAAGGAGTGACTCCGCTAGTTGAGCTGGAGAATCAAGCCTCTTCTGAAGGGCTGGCCCCATCCCAGGATGCAGAAAATTCACTTGTAATCAGTCCTTTTTCAGGGGCTGCCTTAGAAAAGGAGCACCTAGGCCTTTTAAAGGTAAGGACCAAGGACTATGGTCCTGGGTTGGACAGTGACTCTTTCAATGCCCTGGATTCTTCTCAGGTGCCTAATACTGTGGAATTTACTGCCTACTCTGATTCCATGAGGGACACTTCCACTGTTAGTgaggaggagggtgaaaaagtgcCTTTTAGCCCCGACACTGCTGGGGAATTTAACCTTAGACTCCTGACTGATCTGGAGTCCCCAGGAGGATGGTCCAACTCTGATCACAGGGCTTCTCCTGAAGAAAATGTACCAGACTCTGAAGCCAAGCTGGCCAAAGAACACAGCAGTTTGTCCCAGGTGGACGGTCATGAAGTTGAGGGGAATGCTGAGGAGTGTGTGGAGAGAGCCCCCCTCAGTTCTGCTGTTAGCCATAAACTCACAGATGTTACCTCAGGATCTGAAGGAGAGGTGTTGCCAGACGAGTCACATTTACCAACAGATGAGATTCATCGGGAAAGTGAGAAAGGAGCTATTAATGAAGGAAATAACCGTCTGACTTCCTCGGGAGATGTGGACCCTTGTGAATTGTTGTCCGTGGAAGGAGCTTGTGACGAAGGTGGTGAAGCACAGGCACTGGGCTGTGAAGCCAGGCTGGAGGACCGAGCCTCAGCACATCTTCCTGGCAAACTCCCAGAGCGAGTCTCCCAGAATCTCCAGAGGAAGTCCCCGGAGCCAGAGTTCCTGAGTGTGCACCTGCCGGTTGGACGACTGAGGCACAGCAGAGATGGAGTGGAGACTGCGAATGGGACCAAGCCCAAGCTGAATGTGGCCTCATTGGAGGAAGGAGAAGCAGAAATGAGAGATTCCAATTCATTGCTAAATACCTTTCTGGAGGAACAAGTTACCAAGGCTAGGAACACGGAAGCAGTTTTGGAGGACTGGGCATCCATCCCACAGAAGCCTGACGCAGCTGCTGCAGTGCCCACTGTGGAAGATGCCCTACATGCTGCAGTGCCTGTCCCAGAGGGAACTGCAATAGCCGCTGTCATGGTGCCCTTCCCAGAGGAGCATGTCCCAGTTGTTTCCGTGGCCACCGTAGAGGCACATGTCCCAGCTGCTTCAGTTTTTACCCTAGAAAAGGATGGCCCAGCTGCTGCAGTATCAGCCACAGAGAGGGCTGCTGCCCCAGCTGCTGCAGTGCCTGCTCCTGAGGGGACTGCTCCAGCTGCTGCAGTGCCCACCACAGAGGATGATACCCCGGAGGAGCCTGTCACCCCCACTGGTGCAGTGTCCAccccagaggagcctgcagtcccAGCTGGAGCAGAGTCCaccccagaggagcctgataCCCCAACTGTTAGAATGTTTACCCGAGAGGAGCCTGCAGCCCCAGCTGGTGTAGTGCCCaccccagaggagcctgataCCCCAACTGTTAGAATGCTTACCCCAGAGGAGCCTGCAGCCCCAGCTGGTGCAGTGCCCACCCCAGAGCAGTCTGCCACCCTAACTGGTGCAGTGCCCACCCCACAGGAGCCTGCAGCCCCAGCTGGTGCAGTGCCCACCCCAGAGCAGTCTGTCACCCCAACTGATGTAGTGCCCACCCCAGAGGAGCCTGCAGCCCCAGCCGATGCAGTGCCCACCCCAGAGGAGCCTGCAGCCCCAGCTGGTGCAGTGCCCACCCCAGAGCAGTCTGCCACCCTAACTGGTGCAGTGCCCACCCCACAGGAGCCTGCAGCCCCAGCTGGTGCAGTGCCCACCCCAGAGCAGTCTGTCACCCCAACTGATGTAGTGCCCACCCCAGAGGAGCCTGCAGCCCCAGCTGGTGCAGTGCCTACCCCAGAGGAGCCTGCAGCCCCAGCTGGTGCAGTGCCCACCCCAGAGCAGTCTGTCACCCCAACTGATGTAGTGCCCACCCCAGAGGAGCCTGCAGCCCCAGCTGGTGCAGTGCTTACCCCAGAGGAGCCTGCAGCCCCAGCTGGTGCAGTGCCCACCCCAGAGCAGTCTGCCACCCTAACTGGTGCAGTGCCCAccccagaggagcctgctgtcCCAGCTGGTGCAGTGCCCACCCCAGAGCAGTCTGCCACCCCAGCTGATGCAGTGCCCACCCCAGAGGAGCCTGCAGCCCCAGCTGGTGCAGTGCCCACCCCAGATCAGTCTGCCACCCCAGCTGATGCAGTGCCCAccccagaggagcctgctgtcCTAGCTGGTGCAGTGCCCACCCCAGAGGAGCCTGCAGCCCCAGCTTGTGCAGTGCCCACCCCAGAGCAGTCTGCCACCCCAGCTGGTTCAGTGCCCACCCCAGAGGAGCCTGCAGCCCCAGCTGGTACAGTGCCCACCCCAGAGCAGTCTGCCACCCTAGCTGGTTCAGTGTCCACCCCAGAGGAGCCTGCAGCCCTAGCTGGTGCAGTGTCCACCCCAGAGGAACCTGCTGCCTCAACTGGTGCAGTGCCCACACCAGAGGAGCCTGCAGCCCCAGCTGGTGCGGTGCCCACCCCAGAGCAGTCTGCCACCCCAGCTGGTTCAGTGTCCACCCCAGAGGAGCCTGCAGCCCCAGCTGGTGCGGTGCCCACCCTAGAGCAGTCTGCCACCCCAGCTGGTTCAGTGTCCACCCCAGAGGAGCCTGCAGCCCCAGCTGGTGCGGTGCCCACCCCAGAGCAGTCTGCCACCCCAGCTGGTTCAGTGTCCACCCCAGAGGAGCCTGCAGCCCCAGCTGGTGCGGTGCCCACCCCAGAGCAGTCTGCCACCCCAGCTGGTTCAGTGTCCACCCCAGAGGAGCCTGCAGCCCCAGCTGGTGTGGTGCCCACCCCAGAGCAGTCTGCCACCCCGGCTGGTGCAGTGCCCACCCCAGCGGAGCTTGCAGCTGCAGCTGCGGTACTGTCTGCTCCAGAGGAGTCTGATACCCCAACTGTTAAAGTGTTCACCCCAGAGGAGcctcctgctgcagctgctgcagtGCCAGCAGTGGAGGAAGTATTCCCTGTTGGTGCACCCTTCCTGGGAGATACTTCCCGTGCTGATTCAGTGCCTGTGTCAGAAGGAACTCCTATTCTAGAAGAGGCTTCCCTTGCTGGAACGCCGATCCAGGAGGAGCTTGATTCCCCAGTGTTTGGAGTAAAAGAGGTGACTGGCACAGTGCTGCTTGGGAAAGTGCCTCTGGCTGCAATTGATGGATTAAATTCAAATGAGGTAATTGTTGCTCATTTTGTTAGGGCAGGATGTGGAGAGTAA